AGGGCCTGCTCCGTCGGGCCGACGGTGCGCTCGATGAGGTCCGAGGTGAGTGACTCGAACTTCGCGCGGGTGAGCTTCTCCTCGAGATCGAGGGGCCCGTCGTCGGTCGTCGCGATGAACGGCAGGTTGATCCGGGTCTCCTTCCGGCTGGAGAGTTCGATCTTGGCCTCCTCCGCCGCGTCCTTCAGGCGCTGGAGGGCCTGTCGGTCGTCGCGGAGGTCGATGCCGTGCTCGTCCTCGAACTCGTCGGCCAGGTAGTCGATGATCGCCTGGTCCCAGTCGTCGCCGCCGAGGTCGTTGTCGCCGTTGGTGGCGACGACCTCGTAGACGCCGCCGCCGAGGTCGAGGATAGAGACGTCGAAGGTACCCCCACCGAGGTCGTAGACGAGGACGGTCTGGTCGGACTCGTCGTCGAGCCCGTAGGCCATCGCCGCGGCCGTCGGCTCGTTGACGATGCGCTCGACCTCGAAGCCGGCCACCTCGCCGGCGTCCTTGGTCGCCTGGCGCTGTCGGTCGTTGAAGTACGCGGGGACCGTGATGACCGCCTTCTCGACCTCGTCGCCGAGGTACTCCTCGGCGTCGCGCTTGATCTTCTGGAGGATCATCGCCGAGACCTGCTCGGGCGTGTAGTCCTCGCCCTCCAGCTCGACGGTGTAGTCGTCCTCCCCCATGTGGCGCTTGATCGACTGGATCGTCTGTTCGGGGTTCTTGACTGCCTGGTTCTTCGCGGGCTTGCCCACCAGCCGTTCGCCGTCGTCGAAGGCAACGACGGACGGTGTCGTCCGCTCGCCCTCCGAGTTCACGATGATCTCGGGGTCGCCGCCCTCCATGACCGCGAACGCGCTGTTCGTGGTCCCGAGGTCGATTCCGAGAATCTTGTTGCTCGCCATCTTGTCTGCCTATACCCGGTTCGGCCGGTTAAAAGTTGCTAGACGGGACAGAACCTGATCGGTGGGAACGGGCCGCGTGCCCGCTGTTTGTAGGCCCTGCCGTCCGTCCGACCGGTGCTTATATGATGGCCCGCAAACAGACCGCTGGCCGCCGCCGTCGACGGTGGCAGCGACGGCCGCCGTCACTCCCGGTCCGCCACCGCGAACCGCGCCATCACGGGCCAGTGATCCGAGGGCGCCAGCCAGTCGGGACCCAGGTCAGTCAGCACGCCGTGGGCCGTCGCCGTCAGCCCCTCGCCTGCGAAGACGTAGTCGATGCGCTTCGACGCCGCGCGGTCGTACCCGTGGTAGGTCTCGACCGGGCCGTGGGGCGATTCGACGACTCTCCTGGCGTCGTCGACTGTCTCCGTGAGGATCTCGTAGGGCCGCGAGTCCGGACGGCTGTTGAAATCGCCGGTCAGAATCACCGGCGCGTCGTGACCCTCGGCGCGGTCCCGGAGGATCCGGGCGCTCTCGCGGCGCGCTTCTGGCCCGTCCACGTCGAGGTGGACGTTGTAGTGCTCGATCCGCCGGCCGCTCTCCCGCAGTTCGACGGTGGCGTGGGTAGCCAGCCGCGGGATGTTCGCGTCCCAGGCGCGGTGGCGGTCGGTGGGGTCCGGCGCCAGCCAGAAGGCCTCCCGGTCGACGATCCGCGCCCGCTCGCGCAGGACGCCGACCGGCGTGTGCTCGCCGACGTCGCGGTCCTCGCCGTACCACTCGTAGCCCGGTAGCGCCGCCCGGAGGTCGTCGGCCTGCCCGAGCCAGCACTCCTGCAGGCCGACGACGGTCGGCCGGTGAAAGCGGATCAGGGCGGCGACGTCGGCCGCCCGCTCGGACCACGGTGCGGCCTCGTCTTCCAGGCCGTCGTAGAGGACGTTGTACGAGAGCGCGGAGACGGTCACCGGCGACGATACGCGCCAGCGGCGTAAGAAAACAGGGGCGAGTCGCTACTCCCCGCCCTCGCTGACGGTCACCTGCGCCTCGCGGAGGACGGCGTCGGCCATGAGGTAGCCGGGCCGGTGGACGTCGGCGATGGTGCCCTCGGGCTGGTCGCTGTCGACCCGGGCCAGCACCTGGTGGCGCTCGGGGTCGACCTCCGCGCCCGGTTCGGGCTCGACGACCTCGACGTCCTCCGCGTCGAGGACGTCGTCGAACTGCCGGAGGGTGGACTCGACGCCGTCGCGGATGTCGACGTCCTCGTCCTGGTCGAGCGCGCGCCGGAGGTTGTCGCGGACGTCGAGCAGCCGCGAGACCAGGTCCTCGGTGGCGCGCTTCTTCTGCTGCTCCTGGCGCTTCTCCATCCGCTTCTTGAAGTTCTGGAAGTCGGCCTGCTTGCGCTTGAGCTTCGACTCCAGCTCCTCGACCTCCTCGTCGCGATCCGCGACGGTCGCCTCCAACTCATCGACGCGCGCCCGCAGGCCGGACAGCTCCCGGGCGATCGACTCCGCGTCGGAGCCCTCGATCCGCTCGACGAGCTCGTCGTCGACTTCGCCGTTGCTCTCCGCCTCGGCGGTCGATCCGGCGGCGCGCTCCTCCTCCGCGGCCCCGACTCCGTCCTCGTCGGCGTCCGTCTCGGCGTCTGCCGCGTCCTGCTCGGTCATACTCCCACCGTGGCGGCCAGCGGATAAAAGAATTCAGAAATCCGGCGTGGCGCGGGCCCGACCGCGACCGGACTCGTGGGTCCGACCGCGCGGGGAATCGAGAACGAGCCGATCGACCGTCGACGCCGTCAGGCGCTGTCGGAGCCGCGCTCCTCGACGCGCAGCGTGTACTCTCCGCTCCCCCGGCGGGCGTTGACCAGGATTCCCACCGCGCCGTCGATCGACGACAGGGTGACCGATTCGGCGCTGCCGTCGCTCGCCGACAGGGCGTCGTAGTCGCTCCCGGACGGCGTCCGCCCGTCGGCCGTGACGTACAGGTCGAAGTCGGCGTCGTTTGGTCCCTCGAGCGTGACCGCGACCTCGCAGGTCGACGCCAGCCGCTGGTTCCACCGCCAGGGGTCGTCGTCCCACCAGCCGGACAGCGACGACTGGACGCTCCCCGATACCGTCTGGTCGCACTGGGCGGCGGCCTCGACCGCGACGGTCACCGCGTCGGTCGCGGTCGCGCCGTCGCCGTCGGTGACGGTGAGCGTCGCCTCGTACTCGCCGGCCGCGTCGTAGGCGTGCTCGACGGTCGCGCCCGTCGCGGTCGACCCGTCGCCGAGGGCCCACTCGTAGCGCTCGACGGAGCCGTCGGGGTCGCCGGAACCGCTACCGTCGAAGGTGACGGTCTCGCCGACGGTCGCCTCGGCGGGACTCGCCGTCGCGTCGGCCGTCGGCGACTCGTTCGTCGATCCGCCGGTCGTCGAGCCGGCCGACGCGACGATGGCGGCGGCGTCCACGCGGCCCGCGCCCTGCTCGTCGCTGGAGAGCCCGACGTCGACGGCCGTCTCCCGTAGCAGTCGCCTGAGCTCTTCGGCCCCGAGATCCGGGTTCGCCGCCTTGCCCAGTGCGGCCACGCCCGCGACGACCGGCGCGGCCATCGACGTGCCCGAGTAGTGACCGTATCCGTCGGACGGCATCGTCGAGAGGACGTTCACGCCAGGCGCCGCCAGCTCGACGGCGGAGCCGTAGTTCGAGAAGTCGGCCAGTTCCTCGTTCGGATCGACCGCCGAGACCGCGACGCACTCCTCGTAGCGGGCCGGGTAGGCGACCCCCGACTGGCCCGAGTTCCCCGCCGCACACACGACGAGGGCGTCGTGCTGGTCGGCGGCGTACTCGACGGCCCGCTTCATCGTCCGGGTGTCGCTGCCGCCGCCGAGAGACACGTTGATCACGTCGGCCCCCCGATCGGTCGCCCACTGGATGGCGTCCGCGATGTCCGACAGCGATCCCCGTCCTGTCTCGTCGAGGGCGCGGGCCACCAGCAGCCGCGAGTCGCTGGGGCCGGCGACGCCGACGCCGTTGTCGGTATCCGCCGACGCGCAGCCCGCGACGTGGGTGCCGTGGGCCTCGTCGCTGGTGTCGGGCGCTGGATCCCCGTCGCTGTCGGCGAAGTCCCGACCGGGGTCCGATCCGAACCCGGACGCCAGGTCGGGGTGGTCGTAGGCGACGCCCGTGTCGACGACGGCGATCGTGACGTCAGCGTCCCCGAGCGTCTCGTCCCACGCGTCGTCGGCGTTGACCAGCTGGGGAGCGTACTGCTGATCGAAGCCCGGGTCGTTGGGCGCAAGCTGCGTCTCGAAGGCGACGTTGTCCTCGACGTACTCGACCTCGGTCCGATTCGCCATTGCGGACCGGACTGCCTCGCGAGCGCGCTCCGCTCCCGGGATCTGTAGCGCCACGTACCCGAGCGTCTGGTTGACGTGGACGACCGACGCGTCGGCGGGTGACGCTGACGACGCCATCGACGCCACGGTTCCGGCGTCAGCCTCGTCCGCGGCGCCGAGGATCACCTCGTCGGGCTTCTCGCCCGAGCGACGGCGCGGCCGGGCGGCCGTCACGCCGCCGGCGGCGGCGAGGCCCAGCGAACCGAGTCCCTGCAGCACGCTTCTCCGGTTCCAACCGTCCGTACCACTTCGCTTCATGACACCCGTATCATATCGCGCACCTACTTATCATGTACGATAATAACGGGATAATATTACTGGCGCTAGAGTTTTTCCTGTCCCCATCTGGTGTTTCTATAACTCCAACGTAGTTATCAAATACTAACGCGGCGGGCATCGACCACCGGGACAGCCCAGCGGCCGCACTCGGCGGCGCGGTCGCCGTCCCGGTGGATCGCCGCGAGAGCTGCCACGGGATACCGAGGCCTGGCGCGAAATCGGGCGGTGTGGACGACCAGACCCACCGCGATCCCACACGGTTATCCGGTCGAGACGCCCAATGACGGACGTGGTCAGGCTCAGCTACGAGGAGGGGACGATCCGAATCGCGGGGTCGGTCCCGCCGGACCTGCCCGGCGTCGAGCGGGACGACCGCACCGAGACCGCCCGCGCGCCGGGCTACCGGTACGCGGACCTGCTGGCGGCGCTCGACGAGCGCGGGATCGACTACGAGGACGGCGTTCTCGACGCCCCGGCGCTCGACCTGGCGTCGGACTACGAGCTCCGCGACTACCAGCGGGACGCCCTGGACGCCTGGCTGGACGCGAGCGCGGCCGGCGCGGCCCACGACCGCCGCGGCGTCCTCGAGCTCCCGACCGGGAGCGGCAAGACGGTAGTCGGCATCGCCGCGATGGAGGCCCTGGGAACGCCGACGCTGGTCGTGGTGCCGACCATCGACCTGCTCGATCAGTGGCAGCGGGAACTTGAACGCGAGCTCGACGGCGGGCCGATCGGCCGCCTCGGCGGCGGCGACCAGCGCCTCGCGGACGTGACCGTCTCGACCTACGACTCGGCGTACCTCCGCGCCGACGAGATCGGCGGCCGGTTCGGACTGGTCGTCTTCGACGAGGTCCACCACCTCGGCGGCGAGGGGTACCGCGACGTCGCGCGCCTGCTGGCCGCCCCCGCCCGACTCGGCCTGACGGCCACCTTCGAGCGCCCCGACGGCGCCCACGAGGCCGTCGCCGACCTCGTCGGCCCGCTCGTCCACCGGATCGACGTGGACGAACTCGCCGGCGAGCACCTCGCCGACTACGACGTCAAGCGAATCGAGGTCGCGCTCACCGACGCCGAGCGCGAAACGTACGAGCGCCACCAGAGCACCTTCACGGACTACCTCGCCCAGTCGAACATCCAGATGCGCTCGGGCAGCGACTACCAGGAACTGGTCAAGCGCTCCGGCTCTGACCCGCGGGCGCGGGAGGCCCTGCTCGCCAAGCAGCGCGCACGCGAGGTGATGATGAACGCCGACCGGAAGGTCGACCGGCTGGCCGGGATTCTCGACCGCCACGTCGACGACCGGATCATCGTCTTCACCGCCCACACCGACCTCGTCTACCGCCTCTCCGAGCGGTTCCTGCTGCCCGCCATCACCCACGAGACGCCGACCAGCGAGCGCCGCGAGATCCTGGAGCGGTTCCGCGACGGCACCTACTCCCGCATCGTGACGGCCAACGTCCTCGACGAGGGCGTCGACGTCCCCGACGCCAACGTCGCCGTCGTCCTCTCCGGCAGCGGCTCCGAGCGGGAGTTCACCCAGCGCCTCGGCCGCGTCCTCCGGCCGAAAGAGGACGGCGGCCGCGCGCTGCTGTACGAACTCGTCACCGAGGACACCGCGGAGGAGCGCGTGGCCCGACGGCGGCGATAGCGAGGCCGTTCCTCAGTTCCGCAGCGACAGGATCAGGACGAACGCCGCGGCCAGCAGCGCGACCAGCGCGGTCAGCGACAGGTCCGTGACGTCCAGCCGATAGACGCCAAGCGCGGCCAGCACCACGACCGCTCCGGCCAGAAGCGTCCCCCCCGAATGCGCCACGACCGCCCTCGCCGTCGCCGCCTGCCGGCCGACCTGCCGCCCGAGGGAGACGGCCTGCTCCCCGGCGTCCCAGGCGACGACCGTCGCGACGCTCGCGGCGAGGAGCGCGAGCAGCGGCGACCCCTGGAAGACGCCGCTGGCGACGACGCCGACGAACAAAAGCGCCGTTCCGACCGTCACCAGCGTCCGCTCGCGGCCCGCGCGGATCGGGAGGAGCCCGGCCCCCAGTATCGCCAGCCCGAGCAGTCCGGGGAGCAGTTCGACGCGCTCCGTGGCCGTCTCCGGTCCGGTGACGGCCAGGAAGAACCCGGCGGCGAGCAGCGCGACGCCGGCGAGTGCGACCACCGCTCCCGGAACCAGCCCGTGGCGCTGCCACGCGGCGTAGCCGAGACCGCAGAGCGCGAGTCCGGCGAGTACCGCGAGGAGCGCCTGCCACTGCGCCGCCGCGTCGAGCAGGAGCGCGACCGCGGCGGCGCCGGAGAGGACCGCGAACACGGCACCGGGGACCGCCGGGCGATGGGTCG
This genomic interval from Halomicrobium urmianum contains the following:
- a CDS encoding DUF7519 family protein, encoding MSHATHRPAVPGAVFAVLSGAAAVALLLDAAAQWQALLAVLAGLALCGLGYAAWQRHGLVPGAVVALAGVALLAAGFFLAVTGPETATERVELLPGLLGLAILGAGLLPIRAGRERTLVTVGTALLFVGVVASGVFQGSPLLALLAASVATVVAWDAGEQAVSLGRQVGRQAATARAVVAHSGGTLLAGAVVVLAALGVYRLDVTDLSLTALVALLAAAFVLILSLRN
- a CDS encoding endonuclease/exonuclease/phosphatase family protein gives rise to the protein MTVSALSYNVLYDGLEDEAAPWSERAADVAALIRFHRPTVVGLQECWLGQADDLRAALPGYEWYGEDRDVGEHTPVGVLRERARIVDREAFWLAPDPTDRHRAWDANIPRLATHATVELRESGRRIEHYNVHLDVDGPEARRESARILRDRAEGHDAPVILTGDFNSRPDSRPYEILTETVDDARRVVESPHGPVETYHGYDRAASKRIDYVFAGEGLTATAHGVLTDLGPDWLAPSDHWPVMARFAVADRE
- the grpE gene encoding nucleotide exchange factor GrpE, translated to MTEQDAADAETDADEDGVGAAEEERAAGSTAEAESNGEVDDELVERIEGSDAESIARELSGLRARVDELEATVADRDEEVEELESKLKRKQADFQNFKKRMEKRQEQQKKRATEDLVSRLLDVRDNLRRALDQDEDVDIRDGVESTLRQFDDVLDAEDVEVVEPEPGAEVDPERHQVLARVDSDQPEGTIADVHRPGYLMADAVLREAQVTVSEGGE
- a CDS encoding S8 family serine peptidase, producing the protein MLQGLGSLGLAAAGGVTAARPRRRSGEKPDEVILGAADEADAGTVASMASSASPADASVVHVNQTLGYVALQIPGAERAREAVRSAMANRTEVEYVEDNVAFETQLAPNDPGFDQQYAPQLVNADDAWDETLGDADVTIAVVDTGVAYDHPDLASGFGSDPGRDFADSDGDPAPDTSDEAHGTHVAGCASADTDNGVGVAGPSDSRLLVARALDETGRGSLSDIADAIQWATDRGADVINVSLGGGSDTRTMKRAVEYAADQHDALVVCAAGNSGQSGVAYPARYEECVAVSAVDPNEELADFSNYGSAVELAAPGVNVLSTMPSDGYGHYSGTSMAAPVVAGVAALGKAANPDLGAEELRRLLRETAVDVGLSSDEQGAGRVDAAAIVASAGSTTGGSTNESPTADATASPAEATVGETVTFDGSGSGDPDGSVERYEWALGDGSTATGATVEHAYDAAGEYEATLTVTDGDGATATDAVTVAVEAAAQCDQTVSGSVQSSLSGWWDDDPWRWNQRLASTCEVAVTLEGPNDADFDLYVTADGRTPSGSDYDALSASDGSAESVTLSSIDGAVGILVNARRGSGEYTLRVEERGSDSA
- a CDS encoding DEAD/DEAH box helicase family protein; the protein is MVRLSYEEGTIRIAGSVPPDLPGVERDDRTETARAPGYRYADLLAALDERGIDYEDGVLDAPALDLASDYELRDYQRDALDAWLDASAAGAAHDRRGVLELPTGSGKTVVGIAAMEALGTPTLVVVPTIDLLDQWQRELERELDGGPIGRLGGGDQRLADVTVSTYDSAYLRADEIGGRFGLVVFDEVHHLGGEGYRDVARLLAAPARLGLTATFERPDGAHEAVADLVGPLVHRIDVDELAGEHLADYDVKRIEVALTDAERETYERHQSTFTDYLAQSNIQMRSGSDYQELVKRSGSDPRAREALLAKQRAREVMMNADRKVDRLAGILDRHVDDRIIVFTAHTDLVYRLSERFLLPAITHETPTSERREILERFRDGTYSRIVTANVLDEGVDVPDANVAVVLSGSGSEREFTQRLGRVLRPKEDGGRALLYELVTEDTAEERVARRRR